From a region of the Asterias amurensis chromosome 2, ASM3211899v1 genome:
- the LOC139950689 gene encoding NXPE family member 4-like gives MAANFLSRRTVFGVVVGLCLALVLIRNMLSKAINEIPAIRVAPQKVEVQRKQLPAGGNMIENFILKTWDINVFKNFDSSHTTRKNVFASGPSSMGITSHAKTIVQLISPRGHIQVGDIIKYRIQARDSEGRDRIIGGDFWYATLNSTNPLASTAGYVIDYNNGTYEVTLLAAWAGQAEFRLILVHPSEAVNHLRNVVRNSEHRSFWTGYFNKNGKKSESSACFLRSGGPWTEMCEYPAHQALGKTIFLCQKPKRFSCNDFNSYKTDWDKCNARADELTEGKEYLFKSPYFMQPVQIKKDGTLKIEAGFLPPLEDLPRCLPDQEIPAVQGYWLNGTWHSMLCRMPDFPMDVLRKCLHGKTLLLHGDSTTRQWFEEFHKVLPAGERIEKTTNKPGELKPTQSLIVSTNLTIYFYFHPDRYGYVTYASKGMEYEVDVLDKLTTLDCRRYIIVLSPWAHFTLWTRDGFIERMALVRNAVLRLRKRCPDIIIVIKGPHPRHFANYFIRVNFSDFLAKENGYILRDAFEGTGAFYLPVWDLNLSHHSRNQLHMPKEVIAQELKMFLGYICDNLTY, from the exons ATGGCAGCTAATTTTCTATCTCGACGCACTGTTTTTGGAGTTGTAGTTGGACTATGTTTGGCCTTAGTGTTGATCCGTAATATG TTGTCCAAAGCCATAAACGAAATTCCGGCCATCCGCGTTGCTCCCCAAAAAGTAGAGGTACAGCGGAAACAGTTGCCTGCCGGTGGGAATATGATTGAAAACTTCATTCTTAAGACTTGGGACATCAATGTATTTAAGAATTTTGACTCGTCACACACTACGAGAAAGAACGTGTTTGCATCTGGCCCGTCATCCATGGGTATCACCAGTCATGCCAAGACTATTGTCCAGCTGATATCGCCAAGAGGACACATTCAAGTCGGAGATATCATCAAGTATCGGATTCAGGCTAGAGATTCCGAAGGAAGGGATCGGATTATTGGCGGGGATTTCTGGTACGCCACTCTAAACTCTACGAATCCGCTAGCTAGTACTGCTGGTTATGTTATCGACTACAATAACGGTACATATGAAGTCACATTGCTGGCAGCGTGGGCTGGTCAAGCTGAATTCAGACTCATTCTTGTGCATCCAAGTGAGGCTGTTAACCACCTTAGAAATGTGGTCCGGAATTCAGAACATAGAAGCTTTTGGACTGGATACTTTAACAAGAATGGCAAGAAAAGCGAGTCGAGTGCTTGCTTTTTGAGAAGTGGCGGACCCTGGACAGAAATGTGTGAATATCCAGCACACCAAGCACTTGGGAAGACCATTTTCTTGTGCCAGAAACCGAAACGATTTTCCTGTAATGATTTTAACTCTTACAAAACGGACTGGGATAAATGCAACGCAAGAGCAGACGAATTGACGGAAGGCAAAGAGTACTTATTCAAAAG CCCATATTTTATGCAACCGGTTCAGATAAAGAAGGACGGGACACTTAAAATCGAAG CTGGATTTCTCCCTCCTCTGGAAGACTTACCCCGATGTCTGCCCGACCAAGAAATACCAGCTGTCCAGGGGTATTGGTTGAACGGCACATGGCACTCAATGCTCTGCAGAATGCCAGACTTTCCAATGGACGTGCTGCGTAAATGCCTACACGGCAAGACACTCCTTTTACATGGCGACTCAACTACAAGACAATGGTTTGAGGAATTCCACAAAGTATTACCAGCAGGCGAACGGATTGAAAAAACTACAAATAAACCAGGTGAACTAAAGCCAACCCAAAGTTTAATTGTTTCAACCAACCTTACCATATATTTCTATTTTCACCCGGATAGGTACGGATATGTCACTTATGCAAGCAAAGGCATGGAGTACGAGGTTGATGTTCTTGACAAACTAACGACCCTCGACTGCCGGAGGTATATCATTGTGCTCAGCCCCTGGGCACACTTTACGTTGTGGACAAGAGATGGCTTCATAGAACGAATGGCATTGGTGCGGAATGCTGTGCTTCGCTTACGCAAACGTTGTCCTGATATTATAATTGTGATCAAGGGACCTCACCCGAGACATTTTGCAAATTACTTTATAAGAGTgaatttttctgattttcttGCGAAAGAGAATGGCTATATTTTAAGGGATGCTTTTGAGGGGACCGGTGCATTCTACCTACCCGTATGGGACTTGAACCTTTCACATCATTCGCGTAACCAACTGCATATGCCTAAAGAAGTTATTGCACAGGAACTGAAAATGTTTCTAGGATACATTTGTGATAACTTAACGTATTGA